In Methanolobus chelungpuianus, the following proteins share a genomic window:
- a CDS encoding DEAD/DEAH box helicase — protein MESISFDQLNLSQNILKAITDIGYEEPTPIQAQAIPLIMEGKDIIGQAQTGTGKTAAFGIPALELVDPEFTDVQVLVLCPTRELANQVSDELSKLSAYQRLRILPIYGGQSLERQIKALRKGVHIVIGTPGRVMDHIERRTLNLDNVAMVVLDEADEMLDMGFREDIELILTKIPEDRQTILFSATMPAQIMKLTKRFQRDPQLVKTIHKKVTVPSIEQYYYEVKFHAKPEVLCRLIDIYDIKSSLVFCNTKKAVDELVDTLKTRGYLADGLHGDMKQQQRERVMTSFRRGDIETLVATDVAARGIDVENIEVVFNYDLPQDEESYVHRIGRTGRAGKAGKAFTFVTVKELYKLKSIQKYTNVKILNQKVPTRSDAEDIKANMLAQKVKDTIDSGHMGKYVNWVESMMEEEYTSVDVAAALVKMMLAGDNK, from the coding sequence ATGGAATCTATAAGCTTTGATCAACTTAATCTATCACAAAACATTTTAAAAGCCATCACTGATATCGGCTATGAGGAACCGACGCCCATCCAGGCACAGGCCATCCCGCTTATCATGGAAGGAAAGGATATCATCGGCCAGGCCCAGACCGGAACAGGCAAGACAGCTGCTTTCGGTATTCCTGCCCTTGAACTGGTTGACCCGGAGTTCACTGATGTGCAGGTACTTGTGCTCTGCCCTACAAGAGAACTGGCAAACCAGGTATCGGACGAGCTGTCAAAGCTCTCTGCATACCAGAGACTCAGGATACTGCCCATCTACGGTGGACAGAGTCTTGAAAGGCAGATCAAGGCACTGCGCAAGGGCGTCCACATCGTCATCGGAACACCCGGCAGGGTTATGGACCATATAGAGCGCAGGACGCTCAACCTTGACAACGTCGCAATGGTTGTGCTCGATGAGGCTGACGAGATGCTCGATATGGGTTTCAGGGAGGACATCGAACTTATCCTCACCAAGATACCGGAAGACAGGCAGACCATACTGTTCTCGGCAACCATGCCTGCTCAGATAATGAAGCTCACAAAGCGCTTCCAGAGAGACCCGCAGCTTGTGAAGACAATCCATAAGAAGGTCACTGTCCCCAGTATAGAGCAATATTATTATGAGGTCAAGTTCCATGCAAAGCCAGAGGTACTCTGCAGGCTCATTGATATCTACGACATCAAGTCATCCCTGGTGTTCTGTAATACTAAAAAAGCCGTGGACGAACTGGTCGACACCCTTAAGACAAGGGGATACCTGGCAGACGGCCTTCACGGCGATATGAAACAGCAGCAGAGAGAAAGGGTCATGACCAGCTTCAGGAGAGGAGACATCGAGACCCTTGTTGCCACCGACGTGGCGGCCCGGGGGATAGATGTTGAGAATATCGAGGTAGTCTTCAATTATGACCTGCCCCAGGACGAGGAATCCTATGTACACCGCATTGGACGGACCGGAAGGGCGGGGAAAGCCGGGAAGGCATTCACTTTCGTTACAGTCAAGGAGCTCTACAAACTGAAGAGTATCCAGAAGTACACCAATGTGAAGATACTCAACCAGAAGGTTCCCACCCGGAGCGATGCCGAAGATATCAAGGCAAACATGCTGGCCCAGAAAGTGAAGGATACGATTGATTCCGGACACATGGGCAAGTACGTTAACTGGGTGGAGAGCATGATGGAAGAGGAATACACGTCTGTTGATGTCGCCGCAGCACTTGTGAAAATGATGCTCGCAGGAGACAATAAGTAA
- a CDS encoding PAS domain S-box protein, whose translation MGRTEPCQQEKDLLSEELCIFSEMLEALPEPLAVLDTGLHIICANKRFYSFFRPVPEEEQGNAFPDMTGMHRNLTEMQTLLENIVNGNTADGRLSINFGPAAAGKDILVHAQALTHPTNTKDVRNILLRIKEAATPSVSHGQGPADMNYLSLVEQGNDGIVILQDETCIFANSMFRVMTGYSPVETSGKKFTDYLPEEYKRMISKRLKKVLKDRRSPGRNNEVEIITNNGDMLQAEISFAYITYQEKPLVMLNIRDIRERKLAEAELKASREKYSTLVEESNDGIAIIHEGALKFTNRKFSELTGYSREELANRQLTDYVSEIYHRMLSGRLRKVLKDMRSLRHSNEVEFTTKSGSLLPAEIGLSFISHEGKPSVMMNVRDISERKRADAELRDSERKYSTLVEKGNDGIIIVQDDVLVFANMKFCEISGFSKEELLRRPFEDFLTADYKRVVMKRFRRSLEKNRDTPLKYEVELLSKEGVHTPAEINSSVIEHSGKPAVMAIIRDITHLKNKEKRLLELIEVLKIMESVIKSSPAVIFFWKPEDYWPVEFVSENISQFGFNAEDFISGKLQYGDIVHPSDIGRLSMETEQWTRDVENLSYEYRIITSSGEVRWVDERSVVKRDLDGNVQYVQGIVVDITERKNVKNFMHIVSGPGEIFTPVGDPGDMFYQLLEFATQTENLDSGALYLIDEATGDLNLVAHKGFSPEFIRSIRHYSSGSIHKRVMMTGYPLYTRYYELNSMIPGNKPVNERLEATAIIPVKYEEKLVAILMLASHTSFEIPFNSRSTLETIAAQAGPLIGRMREQVDVHKDMRNLRIIFETIEEMIFVIDSDGCILYINPFACKCLDYTGEEVKGTNILKLHPQNKLLEAAPVIAAMISGSLTSHSIPFEAKSKRIIPAETRCTLGQIDEKKVVICLSRIEL comes from the coding sequence GTGGGAAGAACAGAACCCTGCCAGCAGGAAAAAGACCTTCTTAGCGAAGAGCTTTGTATTTTCAGTGAGATGCTCGAGGCACTGCCAGAACCTCTTGCAGTGCTGGACACCGGCCTGCACATAATCTGTGCAAACAAGCGATTCTATAGTTTTTTCCGGCCGGTGCCTGAAGAAGAGCAGGGGAATGCTTTCCCTGACATGACAGGAATGCACCGGAACCTGACAGAAATGCAAACCCTGCTTGAGAATATCGTTAATGGCAACACGGCTGACGGCAGGCTGAGCATCAACTTCGGGCCTGCAGCCGCCGGAAAAGATATACTTGTCCATGCCCAGGCACTGACACATCCCACCAATACCAAGGATGTCAGAAATATACTCCTGAGAATTAAGGAGGCCGCTACACCGTCAGTAAGCCATGGACAAGGCCCGGCGGACATGAACTATTTAAGCCTGGTTGAACAGGGCAATGATGGTATCGTGATACTGCAGGATGAAACATGCATATTTGCAAATTCCATGTTCCGGGTAATGACAGGCTATTCCCCCGTGGAGACCAGTGGAAAGAAATTCACTGACTACCTGCCTGAAGAATATAAGCGTATGATCTCTAAAAGGCTTAAAAAGGTTCTCAAGGACAGGAGAAGCCCGGGGCGCAACAACGAAGTTGAGATCATCACAAATAACGGGGACATGCTCCAGGCGGAGATAAGTTTTGCGTATATCACATATCAAGAGAAACCGCTGGTAATGCTCAACATCAGGGATATCAGAGAACGCAAGCTTGCCGAGGCCGAACTTAAGGCATCCAGGGAGAAGTATTCCACGCTTGTCGAGGAAAGCAATGACGGCATTGCCATTATCCATGAAGGTGCACTTAAGTTCACGAACAGGAAGTTCTCTGAACTTACAGGATACTCCAGGGAAGAACTGGCAAACAGGCAGCTGACAGATTATGTGTCTGAGATATACCATCGCATGCTTTCTGGAAGGCTCAGGAAAGTCCTCAAGGATATGCGCAGCCTTCGTCACAGCAACGAGGTGGAATTTACTACAAAGAGCGGCAGCCTCCTGCCTGCCGAGATAGGTTTGTCCTTCATCAGCCATGAAGGGAAGCCTTCGGTCATGATGAACGTAAGAGACATCTCGGAAAGGAAGCGCGCCGATGCAGAACTGAGAGATTCTGAAAGGAAGTACTCGACACTTGTCGAAAAAGGTAATGACGGCATCATAATTGTGCAGGATGACGTACTGGTGTTTGCAAACATGAAGTTCTGCGAGATAAGCGGTTTCTCGAAGGAGGAACTGCTCAGGAGACCCTTTGAGGATTTCCTCACGGCAGACTACAAGCGCGTGGTGATGAAACGATTCAGGCGAAGTCTGGAAAAGAATCGCGATACTCCTCTCAAGTATGAAGTGGAGCTGCTGTCCAAGGAGGGAGTTCACACCCCGGCTGAGATCAACTCCTCTGTTATAGAACACAGCGGAAAGCCGGCTGTCATGGCCATTATCAGGGATATCACACATCTCAAGAACAAGGAAAAGCGGCTGCTAGAGCTGATAGAGGTGCTCAAGATAATGGAGTCGGTAATCAAGAGCAGTCCTGCAGTCATATTCTTCTGGAAGCCTGAGGATTACTGGCCCGTAGAGTTCGTATCAGAGAATATATCACAGTTCGGCTTCAATGCAGAGGATTTCATTTCCGGTAAGCTGCAGTACGGCGACATAGTACACCCTTCGGACATCGGTAGGCTCTCCATGGAAACCGAGCAGTGGACAAGGGATGTTGAGAACCTTTCCTACGAGTACCGTATAATTACAAGTTCAGGCGAGGTCAGGTGGGTGGATGAAAGGTCGGTGGTCAAGCGCGACCTTGATGGAAACGTGCAATATGTCCAGGGTATCGTTGTGGACATAACCGAGCGTAAGAACGTGAAGAATTTCATGCATATCGTATCCGGGCCAGGGGAGATCTTTACCCCGGTCGGGGATCCGGGCGATATGTTCTACCAGTTGCTGGAGTTCGCCACCCAGACGGAGAATCTTGATTCAGGGGCCCTGTACCTCATCGATGAAGCAACCGGGGACCTGAACCTCGTTGCCCACAAGGGCTTCTCGCCTGAATTTATCAGGAGCATACGGCACTACTCTTCGGGATCCATCCACAAAAGAGTGATGATGACCGGATACCCCCTCTACACCCGGTACTATGAACTGAATTCAATGATACCAGGGAACAAGCCGGTCAACGAAAGACTGGAGGCAACAGCCATAATCCCGGTAAAATACGAAGAGAAGCTGGTGGCCATACTGATGCTTGCGTCCCATACTTCCTTTGAGATACCTTTCAATTCCCGCAGCACGCTTGAAACCATAGCTGCACAGGCGGGTCCCCTGATAGGACGCATGCGTGAGCAGGTGGACGTTCACAAAGATATGCGGAACCTGAGGATAATTTTTGAAACTATCGAGGAAATGATCTTTGTAATAGACAGTGACGGATGCATACTCTACATTAATCCCTTTGCCTGCAAATGTCTTGATTATACAGGCGAGGAAGTTAAAGGCACGAACATACTCAAACTGCACCCTCAGAATAAATTACTGGAAGCCGCCCCTGTTATTGCCGCCATGATCTCGGGCTCTCTGACTTCACACAGCATCCCTTTTGAGGCAAAGTCCAAAAGGATCATTCCGGCAGAAACACGATGTACCTTAGGGCAGATAGATGAAAAGAAAGTAGTGATATGCCTTTCAAGGATAGAACTTTAA
- a CDS encoding TRAM domain-containing protein: MFNRTEETTAPVTAGENYDVTIEDIAREGDGIARVSGFVIFVPGTKVGDEVTITVTKVMRKFAFGQVAE, translated from the coding sequence ATGTTCAACAGAACCGAAGAAACCACAGCACCGGTAACAGCCGGCGAGAACTACGACGTGACAATTGAAGACATTGCAAGAGAAGGCGACGGAATCGCAAGAGTAAGCGGCTTTGTTATCTTTGTCCCGGGCACCAAGGTCGGCGACGAGGTCACCATCACAGTAACAAAAGTGATGCGCAAGTTCGCTTTTGGCCAGGTTGCAGAATAA
- the mtaB gene encoding methanol--corrinoid protein co-methyltransferase MtaB, with the protein MAVKKFTTMAYSNADEMVFGRAKSPVKAGLGLEIGAGYTTAEVNYAPRPEAGETKEKLVVEYQRITKDIMARMVQVGFPSVVLETEHVQQMTNNPTWGAEVAHAQKTIMEEYHEEYGIKCALRHTPGDVRENKDFLQLRGDKYNLVMESFEAVAEAGADLLSIESMGGKEVFDYAVLRNDVPGMLYAIGCLGSMDMEYLWQGIAKVAQQKNVTPAGDTDCAQANTAMFIAGGLLDKNLAHTLAIIARTIAGARTLAGYEAGAKGPGKDCGYENIIVKAISGMPMAFEGKTSTCAHSDVMGNLIMQCCDLWSNESVEYHAEFGGTTVQCWSESLNYDCALMNTALKSGNEKILRDLLMASDRFRDPQSYILAYDNAYKVGQAIVKDGNDNYLRAKNAAVECCNLLKDAKGLEMTKFETNALNKAAAELAALTNDSEKFMSDCMEKYKAEVKVFKPENYAL; encoded by the coding sequence ATGGCAGTCAAGAAATTCACAACAATGGCATACAGCAATGCTGATGAGATGGTATTTGGTCGTGCAAAGAGCCCTGTAAAGGCAGGTCTGGGTCTTGAGATCGGTGCAGGTTACACAACCGCCGAGGTCAACTACGCCCCAAGGCCAGAGGCCGGAGAGACAAAAGAGAAACTCGTCGTTGAGTACCAGAGGATCACAAAGGACATCATGGCAAGGATGGTCCAGGTCGGTTTCCCATCCGTAGTACTTGAGACAGAGCACGTCCAGCAGATGACCAACAACCCAACCTGGGGAGCTGAGGTCGCACACGCACAGAAGACCATCATGGAAGAATACCATGAGGAATACGGCATCAAGTGCGCACTCAGGCACACCCCTGGTGATGTAAGGGAGAACAAGGACTTCCTCCAGCTCAGAGGCGACAAGTACAACCTCGTAATGGAATCATTCGAAGCAGTAGCAGAAGCAGGTGCAGACCTCCTCTCCATTGAATCAATGGGTGGTAAGGAAGTCTTCGACTACGCAGTTCTCAGGAACGACGTACCAGGTATGCTCTACGCAATCGGTTGCCTCGGCAGCATGGACATGGAGTACCTCTGGCAGGGCATTGCAAAGGTCGCACAGCAGAAGAATGTAACACCAGCCGGTGACACAGACTGTGCCCAGGCAAACACTGCAATGTTCATTGCAGGCGGCCTCCTTGACAAGAACCTCGCACACACCCTCGCGATCATCGCAAGGACAATCGCCGGTGCAAGGACACTCGCAGGATACGAAGCAGGTGCAAAAGGTCCAGGAAAGGACTGCGGTTATGAGAACATCATAGTCAAGGCAATCTCCGGTATGCCAATGGCATTCGAAGGTAAGACCTCAACCTGTGCACACTCTGACGTAATGGGTAACCTCATCATGCAGTGCTGTGACCTGTGGTCCAACGAGTCCGTTGAATACCACGCAGAGTTCGGTGGTACAACCGTACAGTGCTGGTCCGAATCCCTCAACTACGACTGTGCACTCATGAACACTGCACTCAAGTCCGGCAATGAGAAGATCCTCAGGGACCTGCTCATGGCATCCGACAGGTTCAGAGACCCACAGTCCTACATCCTTGCATACGACAACGCATACAAGGTCGGACAGGCAATCGTCAAGGACGGAAACGACAACTACCTCCGTGCAAAGAACGCTGCAGTAGAATGCTGCAACCTGCTGAAGGACGCAAAGGGCCTCGAAATGACAAAGTTCGAGACCAACGCACTCAACAAGGCAGCCGCAGAACTCGCAGCTCTGACCAACGACTCAGAGAAGTTCATGAGCGACTGCATGGAGAAATACAAGGCAGAAGTAAAGGTCTTCAAACCAGAGAACTACGCTCTCTAA
- the pncB gene encoding nicotinate phosphoribosyltransferase, protein MIRSILDNDLYKFTMQMAVLELFPDVVAEYRFTNRGTQRFTEDFVRELRRIIDEDISALALRENEYQWLKDRCPYFKPMYLEHLKNYRFDPSQVSVGLTADMDLDLKIKGLWHQAILWEIVLMAAVSELYFDMAENKWKDNDRVQPDGSVTSRYCSFIRDIGRELESKDCVFSEFGTRRRRSFELHDQLIDTLAQTGLRTFSGTSNVFLAMRYGVRPIGTMGHEWIMGNSALVGLRNANLFALENWADVYEGDLGIALSDTFGSEAFFSNFNLKLSKLYDGVRHDSGDPIRFADRVILHYRSMGIDPLGKTIVFSDSLHARDAVRIREHCNGRINCTFGIGTSLTNNSEFFRASPPLNMVIKLYSVNGIPVVKLSDDEGKETGDRDAIRVANYIFGRKGLDE, encoded by the coding sequence ATGATCCGCTCTATCCTCGATAACGACCTTTACAAATTCACAATGCAGATGGCTGTCCTTGAGCTTTTCCCGGATGTTGTGGCTGAATACAGATTCACCAACAGGGGAACGCAGCGTTTCACAGAGGATTTCGTGAGGGAACTCAGAAGGATCATCGATGAGGATATATCAGCGCTCGCTCTAAGGGAAAATGAATACCAATGGCTTAAGGACAGGTGTCCCTATTTTAAGCCTATGTATCTTGAGCACCTGAAAAATTACCGCTTTGATCCTTCACAGGTTAGCGTGGGCCTTACAGCGGATATGGACCTTGATCTGAAAATAAAGGGACTCTGGCATCAGGCGATACTCTGGGAGATCGTGCTCATGGCTGCCGTATCGGAGCTCTATTTCGATATGGCGGAAAATAAGTGGAAGGATAACGACCGCGTTCAGCCGGATGGCTCTGTTACTTCCAGGTACTGTTCATTCATAAGGGACATCGGCAGAGAACTTGAATCAAAGGACTGTGTTTTTTCAGAGTTCGGGACACGGAGGCGCAGGAGCTTCGAACTGCACGATCAGCTGATAGATACTCTGGCCCAAACGGGGCTGAGGACATTCTCAGGTACAAGCAACGTGTTCCTTGCAATGAGGTATGGGGTCCGTCCCATAGGCACCATGGGGCATGAATGGATCATGGGTAACTCTGCGCTTGTGGGGCTGAGGAATGCAAATCTTTTTGCACTTGAGAACTGGGCAGATGTATATGAGGGTGACCTGGGGATAGCCCTGTCAGACACCTTTGGATCTGAGGCCTTCTTTTCCAATTTCAACCTGAAGCTCTCAAAGCTGTATGACGGCGTAAGGCACGATAGCGGCGATCCTATCAGGTTTGCAGACAGGGTGATCCTCCATTACCGGAGCATGGGTATAGATCCTCTCGGGAAGACCATCGTGTTCAGTGATTCCCTGCACGCGAGGGACGCTGTAAGGATAAGGGAACACTGCAATGGCAGGATAAACTGCACTTTCGGCATTGGGACAAGCCTCACGAATAACTCCGAATTCTTCAGGGCAAGCCCGCCCCTGAACATGGTCATCAAGCTGTATTCTGTCAACGGCATCCCTGTGGTCAAATTAAGCGATGACGAGGGAAAGGAAACCGGTGACAGGGACGCTATCAGGGTGGCAAACTATATCTTCGGCAGAAAGGGCCTTGACGAATAA
- a CDS encoding class I SAM-dependent methyltransferase produces MDESAIFKIFHGLPRQGPGNNESTEKAFRSLPRLAPGSRILDIGCGVGMQTLHLADICEDCQITATDIYQPYLDDLMKKAAEKGVTGRISTVRASMDDLPFGEDSFDVIWSEGAIFVIGFEKGLSYWKRFLKEGGFIALTEAAWFTDTPSEEAFQFWQECYPAIRSIPEYEKAIEAAGYTLIGSFRLPAAAWWDDYYIPMEKRLDSIEEEYQGNMDAESIIEFSRREMEIFRKHSEEYGYAFFIMQKG; encoded by the coding sequence ATGGACGAATCAGCTATTTTTAAGATATTCCACGGCCTGCCACGACAGGGACCAGGTAACAACGAATCTACCGAAAAGGCCTTCAGGTCACTCCCCCGCCTCGCTCCCGGCAGCAGGATACTGGACATCGGATGCGGGGTGGGAATGCAGACCCTTCATCTTGCGGACATCTGTGAAGACTGCCAGATCACTGCAACCGACATTTACCAGCCGTACCTGGACGACCTTATGAAAAAGGCAGCAGAGAAAGGAGTTACAGGCAGGATATCCACGGTGCGTGCTTCCATGGACGATCTGCCTTTCGGGGAAGATTCCTTTGATGTCATCTGGTCCGAAGGCGCTATTTTTGTCATAGGATTTGAAAAGGGGCTTTCATACTGGAAACGCTTCCTGAAGGAGGGAGGTTTTATTGCATTGACGGAAGCAGCCTGGTTCACTGACACTCCCTCTGAAGAGGCATTCCAGTTCTGGCAGGAATGTTATCCCGCGATCAGGAGCATTCCGGAGTACGAGAAGGCAATTGAGGCTGCAGGATATACCCTCATTGGAAGTTTCAGGCTGCCTGCAGCTGCATGGTGGGATGACTATTACATTCCGATGGAGAAAAGGCTGGACTCGATCGAGGAGGAATACCAGGGTAATATGGACGCAGAATCTATCATTGAGTTCTCGCGCAGGGAGATGGAGATTTTCAGGAAGCACTCGGAGGAATACGGTTATGCGTTCTTTATAATGCAGAAGGGATAA
- the rsgA gene encoding ribosome small subunit-dependent GTPase A yields the protein MDWHTLPETPAYADKITIPGWDEELGSAFSVYKGPYIPGRVISRHKTMWDVLVSDNAIKAGISGALSRTGKQPVVGDFVVLLKQAELNSHTIVNVLPRKTCLSRGSAGNGSEEQVIAANIDTIFIVTSAGKDLNLRRLERYLTVVYSSGAKPVIVLNKADLTDRPAEAIDIIRSIASDVPVVAVSALSKDGIEELEPYIGPGSTVALMGSSGVGKSTLINAFLNGSVQLTQSVREDDEKGRHTTTVRQLFVLPGGGVIIDNPGIREIQLGDYSDGFEKTFSDIIQVAHNCHFKDCTHQQEPGCAVIKAVAEGFIAGERLESYHALNAELAFQSEKADIGLKRLEKKKHKGMQVSPREYREYKERR from the coding sequence ATGGACTGGCATACCTTACCGGAAACTCCCGCTTATGCTGACAAGATCACAATCCCGGGATGGGATGAGGAACTTGGATCCGCATTCTCCGTATATAAGGGCCCCTATATACCGGGCAGAGTTATATCCCGGCATAAGACCATGTGGGATGTCCTAGTTTCTGATAATGCCATAAAAGCCGGGATATCAGGAGCACTTTCACGGACTGGTAAGCAGCCGGTAGTGGGTGATTTCGTTGTCCTGCTTAAGCAGGCAGAACTGAACTCCCATACAATCGTAAACGTATTGCCCCGAAAGACATGCCTCTCAAGAGGTTCTGCAGGAAATGGCAGTGAAGAGCAGGTCATCGCTGCAAATATCGATACTATCTTTATTGTTACATCAGCAGGAAAAGACCTGAACCTGCGAAGACTTGAGCGCTACCTCACAGTTGTATATTCCTCCGGAGCAAAACCTGTGATAGTTTTGAACAAGGCCGATCTCACAGACAGACCGGCTGAAGCCATTGATATTATACGATCGATTGCCTCTGATGTTCCTGTTGTTGCCGTGAGTGCCCTTTCAAAAGATGGTATTGAGGAACTTGAACCTTACATTGGCCCAGGCAGCACCGTGGCACTCATGGGTTCTTCAGGTGTTGGGAAGTCTACGCTGATCAATGCTTTTCTCAATGGATCGGTTCAACTTACACAGAGTGTCCGGGAAGATGATGAAAAGGGAAGACACACAACCACAGTAAGGCAGTTATTTGTGCTTCCCGGTGGAGGGGTCATTATAGATAACCCGGGTATCAGGGAGATTCAGCTGGGCGACTATTCCGATGGGTTTGAAAAAACATTTTCAGATATTATCCAAGTGGCACATAATTGTCACTTTAAAGACTGCACACATCAGCAGGAACCAGGATGTGCTGTTATAAAAGCAGTTGCTGAGGGGTTTATTGCAGGAGAGAGACTGGAAAGTTATCATGCGCTGAACGCCGAACTTGCGTTCCAGTCCGAGAAAGCAGATATTGGTCTTAAAAGGCTTGAAAAGAAAAAACACAAAGGAATGCAGGTGAGTCCCAGAGAGTACAGGGAATACAAGGAAAGGAGATGA
- a CDS encoding S16 family serine protease gives MFLLIVSLAFNIYLLGPETISERLEMQGDQVSLQETNEDLRRQLEECNQSLEACSLQLEFYREQLLESGIGGEECPLAFLGNATMQAPAIVQRVELIERGPFIRQRVTEEGAMLDISVEMVPGRGRVLVQTVPLMGVIFQDTANMAVSLAQERTGADLSQSDIIFSITANEEIPGVDGPSAGALMTVLVLSSINSTPLNPLVTVTGTIDEQGNVGAVGGILEKAEISEQTGKELILIPEENRQLEITSETGRSVGGIVISEGESEIVDAESYIEEEIGIEVEYVSDLDDILQYVFVDQ, from the coding sequence GTGTTTTTACTTATTGTCTCTCTGGCTTTCAATATTTATCTTCTCGGGCCGGAAACGATATCCGAGAGACTGGAGATGCAGGGGGACCAGGTATCGCTTCAGGAAACGAATGAAGATCTGAGACGGCAGCTTGAGGAGTGCAACCAGTCATTGGAGGCATGTTCCCTCCAGCTTGAGTTCTATAGGGAGCAATTGCTGGAATCAGGCATAGGGGGCGAGGAGTGCCCTCTGGCATTCCTTGGTAATGCCACCATGCAGGCTCCTGCAATAGTCCAGCGGGTGGAACTGATAGAGAGAGGGCCCTTTATCAGGCAGAGGGTTACGGAAGAAGGGGCCATGCTTGACATCTCTGTAGAAATGGTCCCCGGAAGGGGAAGGGTACTGGTACAGACGGTACCGCTTATGGGTGTTATTTTCCAGGATACTGCCAACATGGCTGTCTCGCTTGCACAGGAGCGTACGGGAGCTGACCTGTCTCAAAGTGATATCATTTTCAGCATAACTGCGAACGAGGAGATTCCCGGCGTCGACGGGCCAAGTGCAGGGGCGCTAATGACGGTACTTGTGCTGTCATCCATTAACTCCACTCCCCTGAATCCTCTTGTAACCGTCACAGGTACAATTGACGAACAGGGGAATGTAGGCGCGGTGGGAGGCATACTTGAAAAGGCTGAGATCTCAGAACAGACCGGAAAGGAACTGATCCTGATTCCCGAAGAGAACCGGCAGCTTGAAATAACCAGTGAGACCGGACGCAGTGTAGGCGGTATAGTCATATCGGAGGGAGAAAGCGAAATAGTCGACGCGGAGTCCTATATTGAAGAGGAGATCGGCATTGAGGTTGAATATGTGTCCGACCTTGATGATATACTGCAATATGTGTTCGTGGACCAGTGA
- the eif1A gene encoding translation initiation factor eIF-1A yields the protein MANYNSRKRQGNVSGTHGDTPEVVRVRTPRKDRNEVLATVASMLGASRVRLQCMDGTVRMGRIPGSKKKRMWVHEGDIVIVTPWSFQDDKADVVWKYTRPQVNWLENKGYLK from the coding sequence CTGGCTAATTATAACAGTAGGAAAAGACAGGGTAACGTAAGTGGAACACATGGCGACACACCTGAGGTGGTCCGTGTCAGGACCCCGCGCAAGGACAGGAACGAAGTACTGGCAACAGTCGCCAGCATGCTGGGAGCAAGCAGGGTAAGACTGCAGTGCATGGACGGCACGGTCAGAATGGGCAGGATACCCGGCTCAAAGAAGAAGAGAATGTGGGTCCACGAAGGGGATATCGTGATAGTCACTCCCTGGTCCTTCCAGGATGACAAGGCCGACGTAGTATGGAAATACACAAGGCCGCAGGTCAACTGGCTGGAGAACAAGGGATATCTGAAGTAA
- the mtaC gene encoding methanol--corrinoid protein MtaC, with amino-acid sequence MLIVDKEGILIRYNVKMEKSMTPEDAAAELYPKDELIRPIAEAIFEGEEDDVIEGLEAAIAAGKEPIALIDDALMVGMKVVTDLYDQGIIFLPNVMMSADAMLEGIEFCKAEAGSSPKPRGKVVVHVAEGDVHDIGKSIVAALLRANGYEVVDLGRDVPVDEVIAAVKKESPMMLTGTALMTTTMYAFKEVNDRLLEAGIKVPFQCGGGAVNQDFVSTYELGVYGEEAADAPKMADAILAGKGLAQLKAIFHKH; translated from the coding sequence TTGTTAATCGTAGACAAAGAAGGTATCCTCATAAGATACAACGTTAAGATGGAAAAATCAATGACCCCTGAAGATGCGGCAGCAGAACTCTATCCAAAGGATGAGCTCATACGCCCGATTGCAGAGGCAATCTTCGAGGGTGAAGAGGATGATGTTATTGAAGGTCTCGAGGCAGCAATTGCAGCCGGAAAAGAGCCAATAGCACTTATCGACGATGCACTGATGGTCGGTATGAAAGTGGTCACAGACCTGTACGACCAGGGTATAATCTTCCTGCCAAACGTCATGATGTCAGCAGACGCAATGCTCGAAGGTATCGAGTTCTGTAAGGCAGAGGCAGGATCATCACCAAAGCCAAGAGGAAAGGTCGTTGTCCACGTTGCCGAGGGTGACGTTCACGACATCGGAAAATCAATCGTAGCAGCACTTCTCAGGGCAAACGGCTATGAAGTTGTCGACCTTGGACGTGACGTCCCGGTCGATGAGGTCATTGCAGCTGTAAAGAAGGAAAGCCCAATGATGCTCACCGGTACAGCACTCATGACAACCACCATGTACGCATTCAAGGAAGTCAACGACAGGCTGCTTGAAGCAGGCATCAAGGTACCATTCCAGTGCGGTGGCGGAGCAGTCAACCAGGACTTCGTTTCAACCTACGAACTCGGAGTATATGGTGAGGAAGCAGCAGATGCACCAAAGATGGCAGATGCAATACTGGCAGGAAAAGGCCTTGCACAGTTGAAAGCAATTTTCCACAAACACTAA